Below is a window of Gimesia chilikensis DNA.
AACAGACCAAAGAACACGAGTCTATTTTATCGATCGATTCTCCAGCGAAAGCGATACACGCCGGCCTGCTGGCGATTGGTGCGAAAGCGGGAACTCCGGTCCAGTTCACTCCCAAATTTAAACCTCCCACGGGGCAGAAACTGAATCTGATTCTGGAATGGAAAGACAAAGCAGGCAAAACGCATCGCGAAGAGGCACAGAAGTGGGTACGTACTTCGACCTCCCGTTACTTCACGGCGAAACTGGATCAATTACCTCCCGGTGTGGTCATCGACAGAAAAACCGAACTACGGTACGACGACAAATACAAAGAATTGATCTGGTTCGGTGAGATGACCAAAGAAGAACGGGACCAGTTCCTGGCGAAATCAGATAACAAGACATATCAGGCAGCGATCAAAGATTTCTACGAAAAAACTCGTCCCCGGCTAATGGAAGCTGACTGGGTTTTCGCTGGCAGCGGTTTCTCCGTCGATGAGATGACCGGTGAAAAATACTATCACGCCGAGAGTGGTGATCTGATCTGTGTTGCCAATTTTCCGACGGCCACCATTGATGTCAGTATTGAAAGCTCTGCCTCTGGTGAAGGAAATCTGTTGTTTGAGGCGAACAAGGCCAAGATCCCACCGCGGGGGACTCCTGTGACAATTGAAATTTCGATTGCCCAGGAGAAGAAGCCCGCTAAAGAGAAATCAGCTGATTAGAGCAAAAGCTTTCTTCATCGCCTTAGCTGTAGCGGCGACGGCCTGATCGCCGGGCATTGCGCGGAGTGCTGCGTTGAAAGGTTCTGCTCTCACAGGGCCATCATAGCGAATTTCGTTCAGTGAATTGAGGAATGTAGCCAAATCGATCACGCCGGTCGCCATGGGCAGTTCGCGTTTCTGGTCAATCTGCTCATCGATTTCGAGCCCTTTTGGTGCGTCGTTCAGGTCAACGGCAACGATCTGGTCATTGGTCAGTGCCAGTATATCATCCTTTGTTTCATGTGCCGTGTACCAGTGCCAGCTGTCCAGAATCAGTCCTGCCCCTTTGACGTCAATCGCAGCGATCAGTTCCTGGGTTTCGGGCAGGGAGTGAATGAACGGGTATTTTTTACTGGACCAGAGAGTTTTCGGACCAACATATTCCAGTCCGAATCGGAGACCATGGTCTGCCAGAATCTGTGTGACCGCTTTCAGACGTTTGGCGTGACGTTTGAAGTTGGCGTTATAGGTCAGCTCTGCATGCGTGGGCATCAGCCAGGTACCTGTGCGGGTGACACCGGCCCGTTGAAGTGAGGTGGCGTAGGCGGGAAGCGCCTGTAGTCCCTGCTGGAATTTCGCCTCGTCATTGCGAAAATCGACGGGCATCCCCGCGGCACTGAAAACCAGTTTTTTGCTCTTCAGTTCTGAATTTAATTCGTCCAGTTGACTGTCGGTG
It encodes the following:
- a CDS encoding YdjY domain-containing protein, with protein sequence MKQDSTDSEEKLVPLNPQKTVLLDLEHKKLFLKTHVCLVEGVLEMLCCKKQTKEHESILSIDSPAKAIHAGLLAIGAKAGTPVQFTPKFKPPTGQKLNLILEWKDKAGKTHREEAQKWVRTSTSRYFTAKLDQLPPGVVIDRKTELRYDDKYKELIWFGEMTKEERDQFLAKSDNKTYQAAIKDFYEKTRPRLMEADWVFAGSGFSVDEMTGEKYYHAESGDLICVANFPTATIDVSIESSASGEGNLLFEANKAKIPPRGTPVTIEISIAQEKKPAKEKSAD
- a CDS encoding sugar phosphate isomerase/epimerase family protein, translating into MKLDLSCGRIGVKADQRQAIDYAHKYGFEAVVPDAGYLGKLTDSQLDELNSELKSKKLVFSAAGMPVDFRNDEAKFQQGLQALPAYATSLQRAGVTRTGTWLMPTHAELTYNANFKRHAKRLKAVTQILADHGLRFGLEYVGPKTLWSSKKYPFIHSLPETQELIAAIDVKGAGLILDSWHWYTAHETKDDILALTNDQIVAVDLNDAPKGLEIDEQIDQKRELPMATGVIDLATFLNSLNEIRYDGPVRAEPFNAALRAMPGDQAVAATAKAMKKAFALIS